One Peribacillus simplex NBRC 15720 = DSM 1321 genomic region harbors:
- a CDS encoding TIM-barrel domain-containing protein: MKIANNLKKIASLFLLVILWLTMAPLTGKALDDHSVNNSTVSNETFKKIGLVTKIIRDGNDVYLDFSTGEKIKISFLKDNLFRLHLDPAGDFPEYPTPNKPDHVTRIIDKNVSDYNKKYGKINVKVNKSDANFYKISTKSIELRIEIATSKMSLYDKTKSKVLWSEKEPLKYNNERTLQTLDTKANEYFYGGGQQNGYYSHKDTSINIAIGGGWDAGAASSPVPFYLSTEGYGVMRNTFKPGVYNFSKTATFSHDEKRFDAYYFVEDSIPEIIGEYTELTGKAALMPKYGFYLGKADCFNGTHNGHKDQRTLLKNGLNNLNEYGSNDMPLGWFLPNDGYGCGYGGLDNLKSFVEEANAKDVEVGLWTQSNLYPDPGLPEDSPLRRDLDGEVQAGVRAIKTDVAWVGQGYSMALNATRQAAEGIQKAENSQGARPFVISLDGWAGTQRYASLWSGDQYGGDWEYIRMHIPTYIGAGLSGNPNVGSDMDGIFGGDKVIQTRDYQWKAFTPIQIDMDGWASSGDDYSKSKNPWNYGEPYASINRMYLKLKAQMMPYIYTIAEESTSKSMPMIRGMMLEYPNDPYTYGTETQYQYMWGPNLLVAPVYNENDHTAGVRNGIYLPDENQIWIDYFTGDQYKGGSVINNFSAPLWKTPVFVKAGAIIPMSPENNSINQLDGSDNRIFDVYPSGKSKFTLYEDDGKTNEYKKDKNTRTNITSDVKGERVVITVGKAKGKGYTGIVRNRGTEFIVNTRKNPKKVSVKVGGKDVVLRKVTTEEEYKSSDNVYFFNENPSFNKYSTKGSEFEKTKITTSPKLYVKVGKTNVSANTIKLMVDGFNNTQVKDVVDEEVPNVPTGLGAKDENITDKSIKLNWDEVDGKNTYDLLINGVIYTNVFKATDSEQVPFYIHSGLTADTEYSYRVRAANSKGVSNWSDEVKARTKLDRYRNVPKNMTAKASSEQPGSEGSKAVDGDDNTLWHTEWSDGNVLPHTYEIDMKLAYQLDKLEYLPRPDAGNGTILKYNLDVSLDGKTYKNIITNGTFERNKDVKTISFNDNVTARYIKLTITDAVGRFGSAQEFRPYKKDKTVGTVVGENIPNGAIDDEDLLFFASYMGVDKTDTAWDQVSKVDINYNGVIDAYDLMYVAGKLGKTPLIATGRPIDGLIDIRPSKQQLKAGEEFLLEIIGIGLKDINAFNLELKLDPNKYELVKECQADGTCDSSIVQPTNVTKGMLNYSILGGIGNTEQRIMAAFSNKGSQQTLEGKNALATIRLKAKKDIDFDMPITRSLLVNTAFDSIDKIGEVLIPGEEPGEID, from the coding sequence ATGAAGATTGCTAATAATCTTAAAAAAATTGCAAGCTTGTTTTTATTAGTCATCCTATGGTTAACTATGGCTCCTTTAACTGGCAAAGCCTTGGACGATCATAGTGTAAATAATTCGACTGTTTCTAATGAAACGTTTAAGAAAATTGGTCTAGTAACGAAAATCATAAGAGACGGAAATGATGTATATCTTGATTTTTCAACAGGTGAAAAAATAAAAATTAGTTTCCTTAAGGATAACCTATTTAGATTACACTTGGATCCAGCAGGAGATTTTCCGGAATATCCGACTCCGAATAAACCAGATCACGTCACAAGGATAATTGACAAAAATGTGAGCGATTACAATAAAAAATACGGAAAAATAAATGTAAAGGTTAATAAAAGCGATGCTAATTTTTATAAGATTTCTACAAAATCTATAGAGTTAAGAATTGAAATAGCTACTTCAAAGATGAGCTTATATGATAAAACTAAATCCAAAGTTCTTTGGAGTGAAAAAGAGCCGCTTAAATATAATAATGAAAGAACATTGCAAACTCTTGATACAAAAGCTAATGAATATTTTTATGGTGGCGGACAACAAAATGGATACTATTCGCATAAAGACACTTCAATAAATATTGCGATTGGTGGTGGTTGGGATGCAGGTGCTGCTTCCAGTCCAGTTCCATTTTATTTAAGTACTGAAGGATATGGTGTAATGCGTAATACGTTTAAGCCAGGAGTTTATAATTTTTCAAAGACAGCCACCTTTTCTCATGATGAAAAAAGATTTGATGCTTATTATTTTGTAGAAGATTCAATTCCAGAGATCATTGGTGAATATACGGAGCTAACCGGTAAAGCTGCTCTTATGCCGAAATATGGGTTTTATTTAGGAAAGGCGGATTGCTTTAATGGAACTCATAATGGTCATAAGGACCAAAGAACACTATTAAAAAATGGACTAAATAATTTAAATGAATATGGCAGTAATGATATGCCTCTAGGTTGGTTCCTACCAAATGATGGGTATGGTTGTGGTTATGGCGGATTAGACAATTTAAAGAGTTTTGTTGAAGAAGCTAATGCGAAAGATGTTGAGGTAGGCTTATGGACACAAAGTAATCTATATCCTGATCCTGGTTTGCCAGAGGATAGCCCTTTACGCAGAGATCTTGACGGTGAAGTTCAAGCTGGTGTAAGAGCAATTAAGACTGATGTTGCATGGGTTGGACAAGGTTATTCAATGGCTTTAAATGCAACTCGTCAAGCAGCAGAAGGAATACAAAAAGCAGAAAACTCCCAAGGGGCACGTCCTTTCGTCATTTCTCTTGATGGATGGGCAGGTACGCAACGTTACGCATCATTATGGTCTGGTGACCAATATGGCGGAGATTGGGAATATATAAGAATGCATATCCCAACATACATTGGAGCTGGCTTATCAGGAAATCCAAATGTAGGTTCAGATATGGATGGTATATTTGGAGGAGATAAGGTCATCCAGACACGAGATTACCAATGGAAGGCATTCACTCCTATTCAAATAGATATGGATGGATGGGCATCTTCAGGTGACGATTATAGTAAGTCGAAAAATCCTTGGAATTATGGAGAACCATATGCATCCATTAATAGAATGTATCTAAAATTGAAGGCTCAAATGATGCCATACATTTATACGATCGCAGAAGAATCAACATCAAAATCAATGCCTATGATAAGAGGGATGATGTTAGAATACCCGAATGATCCTTATACGTATGGTACAGAAACACAATATCAATATATGTGGGGACCTAATTTATTAGTGGCACCAGTATATAATGAAAATGATCATACAGCCGGTGTTAGGAACGGAATTTACCTTCCTGATGAGAATCAAATTTGGATCGATTATTTTACAGGCGATCAGTATAAAGGTGGTTCAGTCATCAATAATTTTAGTGCTCCATTATGGAAGACCCCTGTATTTGTTAAGGCTGGTGCCATTATTCCAATGTCACCTGAAAACAATTCCATTAATCAATTGGATGGCTCTGATAATAGAATATTTGACGTATACCCATCTGGTAAATCAAAATTTACATTATATGAAGATGATGGGAAAACCAATGAATATAAAAAGGATAAAAACACTAGAACCAATATCACCTCAGATGTTAAAGGTGAAAGGGTTGTTATAACTGTTGGGAAGGCAAAAGGAAAAGGATATACTGGCATAGTTAGGAATAGAGGTACAGAATTCATTGTAAATACACGTAAAAATCCAAAGAAAGTATCTGTTAAAGTTGGAGGTAAAGATGTTGTATTAAGAAAAGTCACAACGGAAGAAGAATACAAAAGTTCTGATAATGTGTATTTCTTTAATGAAAATCCATCCTTTAATAAATATTCCACAAAGGGTTCAGAATTTGAAAAAACGAAGATAACTACATCACCTAAACTCTATGTTAAGGTTGGGAAAACCAATGTTTCAGCTAATACCATTAAATTAATGGTAGACGGTTTCAATAATACCCAAGTTAAGGATGTAGTGGATGAAGAAGTACCAAATGTTCCTACAGGCCTGGGAGCAAAAGATGAAAATATTACGGATAAAAGTATCAAATTAAATTGGGATGAAGTTGATGGTAAGAATACTTATGATTTATTGATTAATGGCGTAATCTATACAAATGTGTTTAAGGCAACCGATAGTGAACAAGTACCTTTCTATATTCATTCAGGATTAACAGCTGATACAGAATATTCATACAGAGTCAGAGCAGCAAACTCAAAGGGAGTATCAAATTGGAGTGATGAAGTTAAGGCTAGAACAAAGCTTGATCGGTATCGAAACGTACCTAAGAATATGACAGCAAAAGCAAGTAGTGAACAACCGGGCAGCGAAGGATCTAAAGCTGTAGATGGTGACGATAATACTTTATGGCATACTGAATGGTCTGATGGAAATGTATTACCTCATACCTATGAAATTGATATGAAGTTAGCTTACCAATTAGATAAGCTAGAGTATCTTCCAAGACCTGATGCTGGAAATGGAACCATCTTAAAATATAATTTAGATGTCAGTTTAGATGGTAAAACTTACAAAAATATTATCACTAATGGAACATTCGAAAGAAATAAAGATGTTAAAACCATTTCCTTTAACGATAACGTGACAGCTAGATATATTAAGTTGACAATTACTGATGCTGTAGGAAGATTTGGTTCTGCTCAAGAATTTAGACCATATAAAAAAGATAAAACAGTAGGAACGGTTGTGGGTGAAAATATACCAAATGGTGCAATTGATGATGAAGATCTACTATTTTTTGCTAGCTACATGGGTGTTGATAAAACAGATACAGCATGGGATCAGGTATCAAAGGTTGATATTAATTACAATGGGGTAATTGATGCTTATGATTTAATGTATGTAGCAGGAAAACTGGGAAAAACACCACTTATAGCAACAGGTAGGCCAATTGATGGTTTAATAGATATTAGACCTAGTAAACAACAGTTAAAGGCAGGAGAAGAATTTTTATTAGAAATAATTGGAATAGGATTAAAGGATATCAATGCCTTTAATTTAGAGTTGAAGTTAGATCCGAATAAATATGAATTGGTTAAAGAATGTCAAGCAGATGGTACATGTGATTCAAGTATTGTTCAACCAACCAATGTAACTAAGGGTATGTTAAATTACTCTATACTTGGAGGTATAGGAAATACAGAACAACGGATTATGGCGGCATTTTCCAATAAAGGATCTCAACAAACATTAGAGGGTAAAAATGCATTAGCCACCATAAGGCTAAAGGCTAAAAAAGATATTGATTTTGATATGCCAATAACAAGGTCCTTACTGGTTAATACAGCTTTTGACTCAATAGATAAAATTGGAGAAGTATTAATTCCAGGTGAAGAACCAGGTGAGATAGACTAA
- a CDS encoding histidinol-phosphatase, whose protein sequence is MTNSIKFDLHTHHQRCGHAIGTIEDYVKQAIEYGLQYIGISDHSPYFYSEDDHLYPTIAMAKSELVPYIEEVLRLKKKYEGKIHVLLGMESDFFPEHIEVYRHQFLLHPFDYIIGSVHYVQDISIFKKERWNGLTTKEQSRIKDEYYELIQKSAKSGMFQILGHIDAMKGFYPAFSSIETDSIEKTLKIISQEDIAIEINTSGKTKDCGGWYPADDILERALFYNVKVTFGSDSHTPERIGDEFELVKKRLKKIGFSEWAYFVNKQRILTPL, encoded by the coding sequence ATGACGAATTCAATAAAATTTGATCTGCACACTCACCACCAGCGCTGTGGACATGCTATCGGCACAATTGAGGATTATGTAAAGCAAGCCATTGAATACGGCTTGCAATATATTGGGATTTCTGATCATTCTCCATATTTTTATAGTGAGGACGACCATCTCTACCCAACGATTGCAATGGCAAAAAGTGAACTTGTCCCTTATATTGAGGAAGTACTTCGCTTAAAAAAGAAATATGAAGGTAAAATTCACGTGTTATTAGGAATGGAAAGTGATTTCTTCCCTGAACACATTGAAGTCTACCGTCATCAATTTCTTTTACATCCTTTTGACTACATAATTGGATCTGTTCATTATGTTCAAGACATTAGCATTTTTAAAAAAGAGCGTTGGAATGGTTTAACCACTAAAGAACAGTCAAGAATAAAGGATGAATACTATGAATTAATACAGAAATCTGCAAAAAGCGGAATGTTTCAAATCTTAGGACATATTGATGCAATGAAAGGGTTTTATCCAGCCTTTTCATCCATTGAAACAGACAGTATTGAAAAAACGTTAAAAATCATTAGTCAGGAAGATATCGCCATTGAGATTAATACCTCTGGTAAAACAAAAGATTGTGGTGGGTGGTATCCAGCAGATGACATTTTAGAACGAGCTCTTTTCTATAATGTGAAGGTAACATTTGGATCAGATTCGCATACACCTGAACGTATTGGAGATGAATTTGAACTAGTTAAAAAAAGACTAAAGAAGATCGGCTTTTCTGAGTGGGCTTACTTTGTTAACAAGCAAAGGATTCTCACTCCACTTTGA
- a CDS encoding FMN-dependent NADH-azoreductase produces the protein MTKVLYITAHPHDDKQSYSMAVGKAFIDTYKEVNPSHEIVNIDLYKENIPQIDVDVFSGWGKLQSGKGFEDLSSEEKAKVSRLSELCEQFIAADKYIFVTPLWNFSFPPVMKAYIDSVAVAGKSFKYTEQGPVGLLTDKKALHIQARGGIYSEGPAAEMEMGHRYLNIIMQFFGVPSFEGVFVEGHAAMPDKAQEIKENAIARSKDLASTF, from the coding sequence ATGACAAAGGTATTGTACATCACAGCTCATCCTCATGATGACAAACAATCTTACAGTATGGCCGTTGGAAAAGCTTTTATTGACACTTATAAAGAAGTAAATCCTAGTCATGAAATAGTGAATATTGACCTTTATAAAGAAAATATTCCTCAAATTGATGTAGATGTTTTCAGTGGTTGGGGGAAACTTCAATCTGGAAAGGGCTTTGAAGACCTTTCGTCCGAAGAGAAAGCAAAAGTTAGTCGACTCTCAGAGTTATGTGAGCAATTTATAGCTGCCGATAAATATATATTTGTAACACCTTTATGGAATTTTTCATTCCCACCAGTAATGAAAGCATATATTGATTCCGTTGCTGTTGCAGGTAAATCATTTAAATACACCGAACAAGGCCCAGTTGGTCTTTTGACTGATAAGAAAGCCTTGCATATTCAAGCTCGTGGTGGTATTTATTCAGAAGGACCAGCAGCTGAAATGGAAATGGGTCACCGATATCTAAATATCATTATGCAATTCTTCGGAGTGCCTTCCTTTGAAGGTGTATTCGTTGAAGGACATGCAGCAATGCCTGATAAAGCACAAGAAATAAAAGAAAATGCTATTGCACGATCAAAAGATTTAGCCTCTACTTTTTAA
- a CDS encoding fumarylacetoacetate hydrolase family protein — MKDIKNIYCVGRNYALHAKELNNEVPTSPFLFSKPTHSLVEANGKSITLPSNQGSVHFETELVIHIAKQYESGMKVDEIVDAMAIGLDLTLRDVQSQLKQKQHPWLLAKGFKNSAVLSDFIPFPGVEACEQLDFSLLKNGERVQVGNIKDLLFDLQTIIEFTAEHFGLEQGDIIFTGTPSGVGPLSDQDKLSLNWGANEIGSCSVTLNS; from the coding sequence ATGAAAGACATTAAAAATATCTATTGTGTAGGTCGAAATTATGCTTTGCATGCAAAAGAATTAAATAATGAAGTACCAACTTCTCCTTTTTTATTTTCAAAACCAACTCATTCGCTTGTGGAAGCAAATGGTAAGTCCATTACGTTGCCGAGTAATCAGGGTTCCGTTCACTTTGAAACTGAACTTGTCATACATATCGCAAAGCAGTACGAATCAGGAATGAAAGTAGATGAAATAGTAGATGCCATGGCCATTGGGTTGGATTTAACACTTAGAGATGTTCAATCACAGTTAAAACAAAAACAGCATCCTTGGCTTTTGGCTAAAGGATTCAAAAATTCAGCTGTTCTTAGTGATTTTATTCCGTTTCCAGGTGTCGAAGCATGTGAACAATTAGATTTTTCACTTTTAAAAAATGGTGAGCGTGTACAAGTCGGAAATATTAAAGACTTACTTTTTGATTTGCAAACCATTATAGAATTTACAGCAGAGCATTTTGGGCTTGAGCAAGGAGATATTATTTTTACCGGTACTCCAAGTGGCGTCGGTCCTCTTTCAGATCAAGACAAGCTTTCATTAAACTGGGGTGCAAATGAAATAGGATCATGTTCAGTCACACTGAATTCATGA
- a CDS encoding MarR family winged helix-turn-helix transcriptional regulator, which translates to MKNNQEKKYLDNWLSLTNIQMSITNELESALQKNHNLSLKEFYVLYFLSKTSDKQLRLQQLQEMVGLSQSAISRLVGRLEAKSCGALQRHICEDDRRGIYTRLTTLGEEKLQISLNTFHEILHSAFSKGNLQEELQSLIQKL; encoded by the coding sequence ATGAAAAACAATCAAGAAAAGAAGTATTTAGATAATTGGCTATCTCTTACTAATATTCAAATGAGCATTACGAATGAGTTGGAAAGTGCTTTGCAAAAAAATCATAACCTTTCGTTAAAAGAGTTTTACGTTCTTTATTTTTTATCCAAAACAAGCGATAAACAATTGAGGCTACAACAATTACAAGAGATGGTAGGATTAAGCCAAAGTGCTATATCTAGGCTGGTAGGTAGGCTAGAAGCAAAAAGCTGCGGTGCATTACAAAGGCATATATGTGAAGATGATCGAAGAGGTATCTATACACGTTTAACTACATTAGGTGAAGAGAAACTACAAATTTCCTTAAATACTTTTCATGAAATTCTGCACTCTGCTTTTTCAAAAGGAAACCTTCAAGAAGAATTACAATCCTTAATCCAGAAATTATAA
- a CDS encoding lyase family protein, with protein sequence MTAGIADEASIHRQASGAESTASMPTAVGTGIGVAPGYTEKMYEYLPEVSHLAVIKMGNFFDGLQNADTYLKISSCLKGLSSGLSKMASDLRLLSSGSREGFAEIKLPAVQPGSSIMPGEINPCIPEMMMQVCFDVYGNDQAITFAVDRGELDLNIWEPTILKNIFDSFSILTKCITMFTEKCLNGIEANKTVCLNNAENSLSLSVVTSSLFGYQAANEVALEAYEKKLTVREAAVDKGLLSEAEAALLLNPENLIDSVKMQHLLNSRIN encoded by the coding sequence ATGACAGCTGGAATCGCAGACGAAGCAAGCATCCATCGCCAAGCATCTGGTGCGGAGTCTACTGCTAGTATGCCAACTGCAGTGGGAACTGGTATCGGAGTGGCGCCTGGCTATACAGAAAAGATGTATGAATATTTGCCTGAGGTATCACATTTAGCTGTTATCAAAATGGGTAATTTTTTCGATGGACTGCAAAATGCAGACACATACTTAAAAATATCTTCTTGTTTAAAAGGATTATCGAGTGGATTATCGAAAATGGCTAGTGATTTAAGGTTACTTTCATCAGGGTCAAGGGAGGGATTTGCTGAAATCAAATTGCCAGCGGTACAGCCAGGTTCTTCCATTATGCCTGGGGAAATCAATCCATGTATACCTGAAATGATGATGCAAGTTTGTTTTGATGTATATGGAAATGATCAAGCAATTACATTCGCTGTAGATCGTGGCGAACTGGATTTGAACATCTGGGAACCGACTATTTTGAAAAATATATTTGACTCTTTTTCTATTTTGACCAAATGTATTACCATGTTTACTGAAAAGTGCCTAAATGGTATTGAAGCGAATAAAACGGTTTGTTTGAATAATGCGGAAAATTCTTTATCTTTGTCCGTGGTCACTTCTTCTCTATTCGGGTATCAAGCAGCAAACGAGGTAGCTTTAGAAGCATACGAAAAAAAACTAACAGTAAGAGAAGCAGCAGTCGACAAAGGACTTTTAAGCGAAGCTGAAGCGGCTTTGTTACTCAATCCTGAAAACTTAATTGATTCTGTAAAGATGCAACATTTGTTAAACTCCAGAATAAATTAA
- a CDS encoding GntR family transcriptional regulator, with translation MDAMKLNKIKSVSIASEVFDQLRLKIINGELKNGERLVEMNLAKEMGVSRTPVREAVQRLEQEGLVEILPRKHCVVKGITFEAINEIVLIRSLLEPTAARVAASKITDEQLLKLKSYLEQSEMYFQQGRIEDLMKVHDLFHAEIIKTSGLNRLINMLENLHDYIVHFRYSFLSRPHLVERSIKEHSEIYEALCSRDEDRVEKVFIKHLSGITDYEKVVLEDNMLSEQIGLEK, from the coding sequence ATGGATGCAATGAAGTTAAATAAAATTAAATCTGTTTCAATTGCTTCAGAAGTTTTTGATCAACTTAGATTAAAAATAATCAATGGTGAGTTGAAAAATGGAGAGCGATTGGTTGAAATGAATCTAGCCAAGGAAATGGGAGTAAGCAGAACTCCTGTTAGAGAAGCGGTACAACGATTAGAACAAGAAGGTTTAGTTGAAATACTCCCCAGAAAACACTGCGTTGTGAAAGGCATAACCTTTGAAGCCATCAATGAAATTGTCCTCATTCGTTCGTTATTAGAGCCTACTGCTGCTAGAGTCGCAGCGTCCAAAATCACCGATGAACAGCTATTGAAATTAAAGAGTTATCTAGAACAGTCTGAAATGTATTTTCAACAAGGTAGAATTGAAGACCTTATGAAGGTCCATGATTTATTTCATGCGGAAATCATTAAAACTTCTGGGTTAAACAGACTGATCAATATGCTAGAAAACCTACATGATTATATTGTTCATTTTAGATATTCCTTTTTAAGCAGACCCCACCTTGTAGAAAGATCCATCAAAGAGCATTCTGAAATCTATGAAGCTTTATGTAGTCGTGACGAAGACAGAGTAGAAAAAGTATTTATCAAACATCTGAGCGGAATTACAGATTATGAAAAAGTGGTTTTGGAAGATAATATGCTTTCGGAACAAATCGGTTTGGAAAAATGA
- a CDS encoding M20/M25/M40 family metallo-hydrolase, with the protein MSNKTTSIREEIKETIRVLSEEVGQRFAGTEGEWKGTDYIHQRLSELGVETVKQVYPFVGWEPEGTPELEILSPISKVLKTAYLLFSGSTPSSGINGKLTYHGIKGLIPGVYDMPCYNVLGAEGEILAQVVVNSGGDPIALLNPRAKFPIPAVVMSYEDHLRVQELLNENHDIEVFVKVEGKIKECKSANIISHPYKSKNTAKKKKVIVCGHSDTTLNTPGAYDNGSGIAGIVEVARRLKTENHNFPFDVDVIAFSNEEVGFIGADYYVNDLKEKGTLNEVAAVINLDQISAGDKIWSWVGPEDFRQKVKDSFREAGAYDRDDFEVDVDTPKAGADEWMFHLEGIPTALLMFWRLPDYHRPTDTMEKIEYDKVELIIETVFNLLNRIE; encoded by the coding sequence ATGAGTAATAAGACGACAAGTATCCGTGAGGAAATCAAAGAAACGATTCGAGTTTTAAGTGAAGAAGTAGGGCAACGATTCGCAGGAACAGAAGGTGAGTGGAAGGGTACAGATTATATCCACCAAAGACTTAGCGAATTAGGAGTAGAAACTGTAAAGCAAGTGTATCCTTTTGTGGGGTGGGAGCCTGAAGGTACACCGGAGCTTGAAATCTTGTCTCCAATTTCTAAAGTGTTAAAAACTGCTTATCTACTGTTCTCTGGATCTACTCCAAGTTCAGGAATTAATGGGAAGCTTACATATCATGGAATAAAAGGATTGATTCCGGGCGTTTATGATATGCCTTGTTACAATGTCTTAGGCGCTGAAGGAGAAATACTGGCACAGGTTGTTGTAAATAGCGGTGGCGACCCGATTGCATTATTGAATCCAAGAGCAAAATTCCCAATTCCTGCTGTAGTGATGAGTTATGAAGATCATCTTCGTGTACAGGAGTTATTAAATGAAAATCATGACATTGAGGTATTTGTTAAGGTAGAGGGGAAAATTAAGGAATGTAAATCGGCAAACATCATTAGTCATCCATATAAATCGAAAAATACAGCTAAAAAGAAAAAAGTAATTGTTTGTGGTCACTCTGATACTACGTTAAATACTCCTGGAGCCTATGATAATGGTTCAGGTATAGCAGGAATCGTTGAAGTTGCCAGAAGACTGAAAACCGAAAATCATAATTTTCCTTTTGATGTTGATGTCATAGCATTTTCCAATGAAGAAGTTGGATTCATAGGAGCCGATTATTATGTTAACGATTTAAAAGAAAAAGGAACACTTAATGAAGTAGCGGCAGTTATCAATCTTGACCAAATTAGTGCTGGAGATAAGATATGGTCTTGGGTAGGGCCGGAGGATTTCCGTCAAAAGGTAAAAGATAGTTTCAGAGAAGCTGGAGCTTATGATAGAGATGACTTCGAAGTTGATGTTGATACTCCTAAAGCGGGAGCCGATGAATGGATGTTCCATTTAGAAGGGATTCCAACGGCGCTCCTTATGTTTTGGAGATTACCGGACTATCACCGTCCGACAGATACTATGGAAAAAATCGAATATGACAAAGTGGAGCTTATTATCGAGACTGTTTTCAACTTACTCAATCGAATAGAGTAA
- a CDS encoding ABC transporter permease: protein MSKKTVLFLLAPSVLILLGLFVIPLIVVLNNSILDESGRITFQHYLLYFKDQHYLSITIRSIKISLIATFITLLVGYFIAYFITKYIKSKKIKRIAYIVIISPLFTSAVVRSFGWMVILGNNGFINKTLLGLGIISQPLRLLYNETGIIIGLVYILAPFMILSITTVLENIDSRLEEAALDLGLDRLQTFLKVTLPLTVPGILAGSVMVFSLAISAYVTPAMLSGGRIQLIATVIYEQMMQVFNYQFGSAIAFVVLIFSFLIIGLNHYLLRSDWIEEGRR from the coding sequence ATGTCCAAAAAAACTGTTCTTTTCCTATTGGCCCCATCCGTATTGATCTTATTAGGACTTTTTGTTATTCCTTTAATTGTTGTGCTTAATAATTCCATCTTGGATGAAAGCGGAAGAATAACTTTTCAGCATTATCTTTTATATTTTAAGGATCAACACTATTTATCTATTACCATACGATCAATAAAAATCTCCTTAATAGCTACGTTTATCACTTTGTTGGTCGGTTATTTTATCGCCTACTTCATTACCAAATATATCAAGAGTAAGAAAATTAAGCGTATTGCCTATATCGTGATCATATCACCATTATTTACGAGCGCTGTCGTAAGGTCATTTGGATGGATGGTCATTTTAGGGAATAACGGATTTATCAACAAGACTCTATTAGGGCTGGGTATCATCTCCCAGCCTCTAAGACTTCTGTATAACGAGACTGGTATAATAATAGGTTTGGTGTATATATTGGCTCCTTTTATGATTTTATCCATTACGACAGTTTTGGAGAATATAGACAGCAGGCTGGAAGAGGCTGCGTTGGATTTAGGTTTAGATCGTTTACAAACCTTTCTAAAGGTAACGCTTCCATTGACAGTCCCAGGAATATTGGCTGGCAGTGTGATGGTTTTTTCTCTGGCTATTAGTGCGTATGTAACACCTGCTATGCTTTCCGGTGGAAGGATCCAATTAATAGCGACCGTTATCTATGAACAGATGATGCAAGTATTCAACTATCAGTTCGGTTCTGCGATTGCTTTTGTTGTGTTAATCTTTAGCTTTTTGATTATTGGATTGAACCATTATTTATTAAGGTCTGACTGGATAGAGGAGGGAAGACGTTGA
- a CDS encoding ABC transporter permease yields the protein MISKVVMWTIGGFLLLFLAFPLLVLINVSFTELNYLSFPGQGFTLKWYQKLFEDISYVESFIYSFKLSGVATLGAILIGIPASYGLARNNFKGKGIVMSLISSPLLLPQIFLGLALLQFFYYFTNSPQNFFTLVLGHIIITLPYVVRTCVNSFLGISPYIEEAGRDLGAGALKTFFIITLPQMKSSIIAGTLFSFAVSWVNVEVTIFLTSADQMALPVKMFNYVQYNIDPMIAAVSAVTIYIAFFLILVIDMLVGIENVASK from the coding sequence TTGATCTCAAAAGTAGTTATGTGGACAATAGGTGGCTTCCTGCTTTTATTTCTGGCCTTTCCATTATTGGTTTTGATTAATGTTTCGTTTACCGAACTAAATTATTTAAGTTTTCCTGGACAAGGATTTACATTGAAATGGTATCAAAAGCTTTTTGAGGATATATCGTACGTAGAATCCTTCATATATAGTTTTAAACTATCGGGAGTTGCTACTCTAGGTGCGATATTAATTGGTATTCCAGCCTCATATGGTTTGGCAAGGAATAATTTTAAAGGCAAGGGGATTGTGATGAGTCTTATCTCATCCCCTCTCTTGCTCCCTCAAATCTTCTTAGGCTTGGCACTGCTTCAGTTTTTTTACTACTTTACTAATAGCCCACAGAATTTCTTTACCCTAGTGTTAGGTCATATCATTATTACATTGCCTTATGTGGTTCGGACGTGTGTGAATAGCTTCCTGGGGATAAGCCCATATATTGAAGAAGCAGGAAGGGATTTAGGTGCAGGTGCATTGAAAACCTTTTTCATCATTACATTGCCACAGATGAAATCTAGCATTATCGCAGGAACGCTGTTTTCCTTTGCCGTTTCATGGGTAAATGTTGAAGTTACGATCTTCTTGACCTCTGCCGATCAGATGGCACTTCCGGTAAAAATGTTCAATTATGTTCAATACAACATCGATCCAATGATAGCTGCTGTTTCAGCCGTAACGATTTATATTGCATTTTTCTTAATTCTTGTCATTGATATGTTAGTAGGTATTGAGAATGTTGCTTCAAAATAA